The sequence below is a genomic window from Mercenaria mercenaria strain notata chromosome 14, MADL_Memer_1, whole genome shotgun sequence.
TGTCTGTGGTTCTATCCGGCTACCAGCCTGTGCCTGCGGTTTTATCCGGCTACCAGACAAACCTTTGCCTGTGGTTCTACCCGGCTACAAACCTTTGCATGTGGTTCTACCCGGCTACAAACCTGTGCCTGTGGTTCTACCCGGCTACCAGCCTGTGCCTGTGGTTCTACCCGGCTACCAGTCTGTGCCTGTGGTTCTACCCGGCTACCAGCATGTACCTGTGGTTCTACCCGGCTACCAGTCTGtgtctgtggttctacccggcTACCAGTCTGTGCCTGTGGTTCTACCCGGCTACCAGCCTGTGCCTGTGGTTCTACCCGGCTACCAGCCTGTGCCTGTGGTTCTACCCGGCTACCAGCATGTGCCTGTGGTTCTACCCGGCTACCAGTCTGTGCCTGTGGTTGTACCCGGCTACCAGCATGTGCCTGTGGTTCTACCCGGCTACCAGTCTGTGCCTGTGGTTCTACCCGGCTACCAGTCTGTGCCTGTGGTTCTGCCCGGCTACCAGCCCGTGCCTGTGGCTCTACCCGGCTACCAGTCTGTGCCTTTGGTTCTACCCGGCTACCAGCCCGTGCCTGTGGTTCTACCCGGCTACCAGTCTGTGCCTGTGGTTCTACCCGGCTACCAGCCCGTGCCTGTGGTTCTACCCGGCTACCAGTCTGTGCCTGTGGTTCTATCCGGCTACCAGCCCGTGCCTGTGGTTCTACCCGGCTACCAGCCCGTGCCTGTGGTTCTACCCGGCTACCAGCCCGTGCCTGTGGTTCTACCCGGGGTTCTACCCGGCTACCAGCCTGTGCCTGTGGTTCTACCCGGCTACCAGCCTGTGCCTGTGGTTCTACCCGACTACCAGCTTGTGCCTGTGGTTCTACCCGGCTACCAGCCTGTGCCTGTGGTTCTACCCGGCTACCAGCCTGTGCCTGTGGTTCTACCCGGCTACAAACCTGTGCCTGTGGTTCTACCCGGCTACCAGCCTGTGCCTGTGGTTCTACCCGGCTACCAGCCTGTGCCTGTGGTTCTACCCGGCTACCAGCATGTGCCTGTGGTTCTACCCGGCTACAAACCTGtgtctgtggttctacccggcTACCAGTCTGTGCCTGTGGTTCTACCCGGCTACCAGCATGTGCCTGTGGTTCTACCCGGCTACAAACCTGtgtctgtggttctacccggcTACCAGTCTGTGCCTGTGGTTCTACCCGGCTACAAACCTGTGCCTGTGGTTCTACCCGGCTACCAGTCTGTGCCTGTGGTTCTACCTGGCTACCAGCCTGTGCCTGTGGTTAAACCCGGCTACCATCCTGTGCATTATATTATGCAatgagggtcacctggggtcttcttctacCATCAAAATCTGGAAAATCAGTACACCAATGTCTGTGTGACTTTATAAACCTgaccaaatatatttcattttgttaggCAAATTCAAGAGAGCTGAAAGTGCGAGTCATTTCCCGGGGGCCTTAATGAATTATTGGAGAAAATTGTATGTATAGAAGGCATAAATTGTCTTATATTATAAAGACAAATTCatttagataatttttttttgttctaggAGCATTGGCCACAATTTATTTTAAACCAGAGTGTTATGTGTGATGTTAGTAATAAACACTTTGATAGCGCCATTACTTCAAAGAAAAGGGAATGGCTATATCTATATACTGTATATTCAACCTAATATTTGTAAAGGCATATCTGCACTTTCCGTATACAAGACTGAAATTTCACACTTTTCTATTAGTCTACAGACATATATGTTTAAGAAAATTATCACTTCTGCGTTACGTACTTGAAAGTACGAAATATGAAAAAAGAATATACCTGAAAACACTGCCGCTGTTCCAATTAGAAAAATCAAGGAAAACATGCTTTAAGACTAGATTCCAATGTGTAGGAGTTAAAAATTACTGATATATGAATGAGGTCAGTTTGATACTTTAGTTTCAAACATATTTAGCTAATATCGTTATTGGTCAGTAATTGTTATAGCTTGAAGAACATCTATTCCTTAGGATTTTACTATTAATTTTCGCGGTGCACTGTTCATAATATATTATAGTTGCCACCAACTACACTTGGTCGAAGACAGTGCAATATATACGGAAGACGCTTCAATACCAGATGCTTCCCCTGTTTCATGTGCATGGTGTATATAGCACGATACATAGGACCTCGACTTAAAGTCATAGCCGGAAAAAACTATAAGCTAATTTTAGCTTGAGGAGCTAGCTTTAGCTCGTGTCCTCTGGCTTCGTAGTACAGCTTCTTACCACTTGACATGTGAGCTTATTGAACACAATCATATCAGGATCACAACTCATTGTTATACAAGTGATTGCAAGCATAATACactgtatttataataataataataataataccgaTAATAGttgttatgatgatgatgatgctgctgGTGctactgctgctgatgatgaGGAAGTTTGTGAGTCATTTAATTCACTATAACAAACTTTAAAAGCCACTTTATATTTGAAGTGAGCCAATTTATTACACCAAGAAATTTGTAAAAAACATATCAGTCATACACATCCATGACGGTCTGCATTATTGGAACGTActatatttttttagttatttattcGATATATGTTATCGGCTGTTTTTTAAGCAATggacatgtatatacatgtattatgtttcaaatattttaaccCGACATCCAGAATAAACAGGTTTTTGTAAATCACACAGTGCTCGGACAGAGTAAAATATACCATATGGCTCGCCGAACAGCTTCTCACTAAAAGTCAACAGTTACGTTCAATGGCATGTTAACAAAGACCTCGTATTTTTTCCAATGCCTCAAGTGATATACAGGTTTGGAAGACGTCAGTACACTTCCTAAGTTTCCTAGCTATGGATTACTACAGAATTGCTTTTTTACAATTTGGAAGGAAATACAGACTTTAACATAATAGGCATTATCGCCGGTGTTTGTATTCATAAATTTTTCAAGATAAGTAGAGCAAACTGAGGACCTTTTTTGCCTAGTGCTTAGAGTCTATGATTTCCTATCATTCGCACAGCACCGCTTTAGGTACGAATCTCGCTTGTTTGGTTAATCGAGTTCTTTCTAAGGATATGTAGTCATCTAGGCGGATAGTTCCACCCAGCTACGAAATTTTCTTCCGGCACATCATAGTAAGACCCACAAATACGAATACTTTGCCGTTTTGGGCTGATGACCGACAAACTGGGATCACACCAATTATGATAGCTTTCACAGTCGCTCAGGCCCTTGCTTACTAAAAATAACGAAAATACCTTAGTTTGATAGATAAGGGCGGAGACGGTAGTCTTGGTAAAACTAAAAGATTGGAAGACAtcataatgatataaaattatcatttaattcGTATAAATTGTTTTTATACATAACTAGAAATAACACTTTATTTGATCTGATACAAAAAGTTGTAACTTATGGCGGCCGGCCACTTCTTCCCTGTATCTGAGTACGTTGAGGGATTCAGTAGTATGATCGGCACTCATCCTGCAATCCTAACAAGGGTCGCTACCATGCATCCCTTCATCCTCAGTCATAAACGCGCCATAAAACAATTAACTACCTCCTATTTGTTAACTTGAACAATTAAATGATGTACTGGTATGAACCGCAATTTACTTTCATCCATTGGCTCGGATGTTTCAAATGACATATCATATAGTTTCTGtctgtttaataaataaataaatcacatACTGCAATAAATCTCACAAATAACGTTTAATTATGCCTTACATAAACTAACTGATTTTAATTTCGATGGTGTTTCAAATCAACTGTACAGAAATGAACTGTGTAGAAATTACTTTCTGCTCATCTTAAAAATTATGATGCCAGCTACGACTGCGAGAGATGCGATACCATATTTAAGTAACTTTCTCTTATCTAGTTCAAAACTGTCCCCGTTATGGAGAGCTCTTTTCCTCCATGTTGGCTTAAATTCTTCCCCTGTGGGTTCTCCATCATGGAAATCGTACCGCAATGCCCCGGATATTAATTTTGCTTCACGCGATTTTGCAATTTCGGGTAGTTCTGTTGGATACTCAACATCCTGTGGAGCAAAGGAGGGAATTGATGTTTTAAAGAACATCACCCCTTGTGATGACCAATGCGTAGTCATGCATGCCTTTTCGTACGCTTCTTTCTTCTTTTTCATGTCCTCTTCTGTTGCCCAGATTGCTGGAGTCATAGAAACGAATACACAAAAGCGCCATCTACCGGGTTTTTTACGCCCTTTTAATGGGCTTGCATTTGCATGAACCGTTCTAGAGTCCCACAAAACCATGCCACCTTTAGGAACAGGAACACGTTTCAGTATGCAGCCTTTGCTTTTCATCTGCTGAACTTCCTCATCGAGTAATGAATAGTAGTTATTCATTTCGGATCTCATACATGCCCtggtattattttcataaaaatcactGAACTGCAAATGCGAGCCTTCCAAGACATGTAAGGTCCAATCATCTTCATCAGCAGTTTCTAGGTAGACCGCCCCCTGATAGGCATGTAGACCGTCACGCGACGCATTTTGGTCCAGATGCAACCAATGGTCGCCCGGCATACCAAACTGTTCCTCCCCATTCTCTGGTGGGCGACCAATTGCAATCGCGTCAATACTCGATAACAGTTTGTCCGTTTTCCAAACTTGTGCGAAAACCTTTTTTGACTTCAGTCTGGCAAACCATGTTGGATGCATATTCCCAGCGTTATATCTTTGGATAAGAGAATTAACAGAGAAGGGCCATTCCCCATCTTTGAACTGTGATAACCACTCCCTATATTGTGCAACTGTTTGGTCGCATTCTTCCCCCGTGAGAACGTCAGTAACAACTGTGTACCCCTTCACTTTCAAGTCAGTGAAATTTTTGTCCGTCAACATATTCTGGAAACGAAGATAAGCGACTTAGTCAAAAGTGTGTGAAGCAGCGGAAGGAATTCAGTAAACTGCAACTGATTAATATTCATAATAAATGTGTATTCTCAGCAAAACagtggatatttttttttcattagcaCTGCTGAATACTCTGGAGTACATTGAACTGTCTGGCAAATCGTTATACCTATATACCTAGCTATAgctacaaaaacaatgcattctTACTTTTTACTTATTTGATTGTATTCATTAATTTTACGT
It includes:
- the LOC123526179 gene encoding uncharacterized protein LOC123526179; amino-acid sequence: MLTDKNFTDLKVKGYTVVTDVLTGEECDQTVAQYREWLSQFKDGEWPFSVNSLIQRYNAGNMHPTWFARLKSKKVFAQVWKTDKLLSSIDAIAIGRPPENGEEQFGMPGDHWLHLDQNASRDGLHAYQGAVYLETADEDDWTLHVLEGSHLQFSDFYENNTRACMRSEMNNYYSLLDEEVQQMKSKGCILKRVPVPKGGMVLWDSRTVHANASPLKGRKKPGRWRFCVFVSMTPAIWATEEDMKKKKEAYEKACMTTHWSSQGVMFFKTSIPSFAPQDVEYPTELPEIAKSREAKLISGALRYDFHDGEPTGEEFKPTWRKRALHNGDSFELDKRKLLKYGIASLAVVAGIIIFKMSRK